From the Candidatus Nanopelagicales bacterium genome, one window contains:
- a CDS encoding DAK2 domain-containing protein, whose amino-acid sequence MSESLDASVIRSWALKSLEGLGETRAEIDGLNVFPVPDGDTGTNLFLTMESAFQAVEVVMPEAVVAGAALPPAGAVMKAFAQGALLGARGNSGVITSQLLRGFSDVVNGAVNGTPLQASGLVEALTLASELAYGAVGEPREGTVLTVSRVAAESASAALADDPSAGLTAVAAAAVDGAQIALDDTPNLLPVLKEAGVVDSGGRGLVVILDALLEAITGEHRARQEYARADASMTMEAHTVTYGGPGYEVMYLLESRDSAVPALRTQLGALGDSLVVVGGDDLWNVHVHVDDVGAAIEAGIEAGRPYRIKVTHLEQAEAILRSGRGESVADSTRHGRGLIAVAHGPGVKQLLLENAVTVVDALPGRRPSTAELLDGVARSGAREVVLLPSDGDTRTVAEAAAEQAREDGLRVAVIPTRSIVQTLAAVAVHDQGAHFDDAIVSMGRAAAATRYGAVTVAVKDAVTTAGTCHVDDVLGLVDGDIVEIEDSLISAADRVIERMLASGGELITVVSGQDADAKLVASVVATAERVNPDVEVEVIEGRQPLWPLILGVE is encoded by the coding sequence ATGAGCGAGTCACTGGACGCCTCGGTAATCCGATCGTGGGCTTTGAAGTCACTCGAGGGTCTGGGCGAAACCCGTGCGGAAATCGACGGACTCAACGTTTTCCCGGTCCCTGACGGTGACACCGGCACGAACCTGTTCCTCACGATGGAGTCGGCCTTTCAAGCGGTAGAAGTAGTCATGCCGGAGGCTGTTGTTGCCGGAGCTGCCCTGCCACCAGCGGGTGCGGTCATGAAAGCGTTTGCCCAGGGAGCGCTGCTCGGTGCCCGGGGTAATTCCGGCGTCATCACCAGCCAGCTTCTGCGTGGGTTTTCCGATGTCGTCAATGGGGCGGTCAACGGCACACCCTTGCAGGCCAGTGGGCTCGTTGAGGCGCTCACGTTGGCGTCCGAGCTTGCCTACGGAGCGGTTGGCGAACCTCGCGAGGGCACGGTGTTGACGGTATCCAGAGTTGCTGCCGAGTCGGCCAGCGCGGCCTTGGCGGACGATCCGAGCGCAGGTCTGACGGCAGTTGCGGCCGCAGCCGTGGATGGTGCACAGATTGCCCTCGATGACACGCCAAATCTGCTGCCAGTACTCAAAGAGGCCGGTGTCGTGGACTCCGGGGGACGCGGATTGGTCGTCATTCTGGACGCATTGCTGGAGGCGATCACCGGCGAGCATCGGGCGCGCCAAGAGTACGCGCGCGCTGACGCGTCAATGACCATGGAAGCTCACACGGTGACCTATGGAGGCCCTGGTTACGAGGTCATGTACCTGCTCGAGAGTCGGGACTCAGCGGTACCGGCGCTGCGAACTCAGCTCGGCGCGCTCGGGGACTCCCTGGTCGTCGTCGGCGGTGACGACCTGTGGAACGTGCATGTGCACGTCGACGATGTCGGCGCGGCCATTGAGGCAGGTATCGAGGCCGGTCGGCCGTACCGGATCAAGGTCACCCACCTTGAGCAAGCCGAAGCGATTTTGCGGTCTGGCCGAGGAGAGTCCGTGGCGGACTCAACGCGACACGGTCGGGGTCTGATCGCGGTCGCGCACGGACCAGGAGTGAAGCAACTGCTGTTGGAAAACGCCGTCACCGTCGTTGACGCACTGCCCGGTCGTCGGCCATCGACGGCCGAGTTGCTCGATGGAGTCGCCCGATCTGGTGCCCGTGAGGTGGTGCTGTTGCCCAGCGATGGTGACACTCGGACTGTCGCGGAGGCCGCAGCGGAGCAAGCGCGCGAAGATGGTCTGCGAGTCGCCGTCATTCCCACGCGGTCCATCGTTCAGACGCTGGCCGCCGTGGCCGTGCATGATCAGGGCGCACACTTCGATGATGCAATCGTCTCGATGGGACGTGCGGCGGCCGCCACCCGCTACGGAGCCGTGACCGTTGCCGTGAAGGATGCGGTCACCACTGCCGGGACCTGCCACGTGGACGACGTTTTGGGTCTGGTCGACGGCGACATTGTCGAGATCGAGGATTCGCTGATCAGCGCCGCCGATCGGGTCATCGAGCGCATGCTCGCCAGTGGCGGCGAGCTGATCACCGTGGTGTCTGGCCAGGATGCCGACGCGAAGCTCGTCGCGTCGGTCGTCGCCACCGCGGAGCGGGTCAATCCGGACGTTGAGGTTGAGGTTATCGAGGGTCGCCAGCCGCTATGGCCGCTGATCCTCGGCGTCGAGTAG
- the rpmF gene encoding 50S ribosomal protein L32, whose translation MAVPKRKMSRSNTRSRRSQWKGKLPQINKTVRNGRTEYSVSHRVDSDGRYNNRQVLED comes from the coding sequence GTGGCTGTCCCCAAGCGCAAGATGTCGCGAAGCAACACCCGTTCCAGGCGATCGCAGTGGAAGGGCAAGCTGCCGCAGATCAACAAGACCGTCCGCAACGGACGCACCGAGTACTCGGTGTCGCACCGGGTCGATTCAGACGGCCGTTACAACAATCGCCAGGTCCTCGAGGACTAA
- a CDS encoding DUF177 domain-containing protein, with protein MSALDGRAPFVLDVRELGRRAGAMLTLAITQPAPADLHNPMIGVPEGSDVAMNLMAESVIEGVLITGTVEVTIAGSCSRCLEPVTDSLEVDIQELFRYADLDDGNEDDDNELPTLDDDLINIEPTLRDAVVLALPLAPVCSEECQGLCPDCGIRLADEPGHQHEQLDPRWAALTGLLTETNSGESREEDVKD; from the coding sequence GTGTCAGCCCTCGACGGTCGCGCACCGTTCGTTCTTGATGTCCGAGAACTAGGTCGTCGCGCCGGCGCGATGCTGACTTTGGCGATCACGCAACCGGCACCGGCGGATCTGCACAATCCCATGATCGGGGTTCCCGAGGGATCCGATGTTGCCATGAACCTGATGGCCGAGTCGGTGATCGAAGGGGTGCTCATCACGGGCACCGTCGAGGTGACGATCGCTGGCTCATGCAGCCGGTGCTTGGAACCGGTGACCGATTCACTTGAGGTCGACATACAGGAACTATTCCGGTACGCCGACCTCGACGACGGCAACGAAGACGACGACAACGAACTGCCGACGCTCGACGACGATTTGATCAACATCGAGCCGACGCTTCGCGACGCGGTTGTGTTAGCACTACCGCTCGCACCGGTGTGTAGCGAGGAATGCCAGGGTCTGTGTCCCGACTGCGGGATCCGCTTGGCTGACGAACCTGGGCACCAGCACGAACAGCTCGACCCACGGTGGGCCGCGCTCACTGGGCTGTTGACCGAGACCAACAGCGGCGAGAGCCGCGAAGAAGATGTGAAGGACTGA
- a CDS encoding ribonuclease III codes for MSYGQPTVKTDSGPLAQIIGVALSPALLSLALTHRSFAYENGGIATNERLEFLGDSVLGLVVTDTLYRDFPELPEGQLAKMRASIVNSKSLAQVARTVGLGEYIRLGRGELGTGGADKSSILADTLEAVIGAVYMECGLEEVRALLHRLFDPVIERAAGLGAGLDWKTSLQELSATCGLGVPEYMVTDSGPDHSKRFAAHVRLGDTDYPSRPGGSKKEAEQRAAEAAWKHIDRARGGHAADTDARTS; via the coding sequence CTGTCTTACGGTCAGCCAACCGTGAAGACCGATAGCGGGCCGCTCGCGCAGATCATCGGCGTGGCACTGTCTCCGGCGTTGCTCAGCTTGGCGCTGACTCACCGATCGTTCGCCTACGAGAATGGCGGGATCGCCACCAACGAACGGTTGGAGTTCCTCGGCGACTCGGTGCTGGGCCTGGTTGTCACCGACACGCTCTACCGGGATTTTCCAGAACTTCCTGAGGGTCAACTGGCGAAGATGCGGGCCTCCATCGTCAACTCCAAGTCGCTTGCTCAGGTTGCCCGGACAGTTGGCCTCGGCGAGTACATCCGGTTGGGCCGAGGTGAGCTGGGAACCGGTGGAGCGGACAAATCCTCAATCCTGGCCGACACGCTTGAGGCGGTCATCGGCGCCGTTTATATGGAATGTGGTCTGGAGGAAGTCAGAGCCCTCCTGCACCGGCTATTCGATCCGGTAATCGAGCGCGCCGCTGGTCTCGGCGCTGGCCTCGATTGGAAGACCAGCCTGCAGGAGTTATCGGCCACCTGCGGCCTGGGGGTGCCCGAATATATGGTGACCGATTCGGGACCCGATCACAGCAAGAGATTCGCAGCGCACGTGAGGCTTGGTGACACCGACTACCCATCACGTCCAGGAGGGTCAAAGAAGGAGGCCGAGCAGCGCGCTGCGGAGGCAGCCTGGAAGCACATCGACCGTGCCCGAGGCGGTCACGCGGCGGACACGGATGCCAGAACTTCCTGA
- the coaD gene encoding pantetheine-phosphate adenylyltransferase: MRKAVCPGSFDPVTFGHLDIVSRAASLFDEVTVAVLINKRKASLFTVDERIEMLKEATADHENVVVDAFHGLLVDFCREKQISAIVKGLRAVSDFDYELQMAQMNNRLTGVETLFVSTNPLYSYLSSSLVKDVATYGGDVTGLVPDAVLEQMNVKLAERGQ, from the coding sequence GTGCGCAAAGCAGTGTGTCCCGGGTCTTTCGATCCGGTGACCTTCGGTCATCTGGACATCGTCAGTCGAGCGGCATCGCTGTTCGACGAGGTCACAGTCGCGGTTCTCATCAACAAGCGGAAGGCGAGCTTGTTCACCGTCGACGAGCGGATCGAGATGCTCAAAGAGGCCACGGCCGATCACGAGAACGTCGTGGTCGATGCCTTTCACGGGCTGTTGGTTGACTTCTGCCGCGAAAAGCAGATCTCCGCGATCGTCAAGGGCCTACGGGCAGTCAGCGACTTCGACTACGAACTGCAGATGGCGCAAATGAATAACCGATTGACCGGCGTGGAGACGCTCTTTGTTTCCACCAACCCGCTTTACAGTTACTTGTCCTCTTCCCTGGTCAAGGACGTCGCCACGTATGGCGGCGACGTCACCGGTCTCGTCCCGGACGCGGTACTCGAACAGATGAACGTGAAGTTGGCCGAGCGCGGTCAATAG
- a CDS encoding acyl carrier protein, producing MAQSAEPQDHAPVIPSSMDVTCRALAHVLDISPTNLRADTPLADIGADSVAVIVFADVALGFGAYPGAPRIRVDNDALRVAASVGDLADCLTVSQP from the coding sequence ATGGCGCAATCAGCTGAGCCGCAGGATCATGCTCCGGTCATTCCATCCTCGATGGACGTGACCTGTCGAGCGCTCGCGCACGTCTTGGACATTTCGCCAACCAACCTGCGCGCTGACACTCCGCTAGCCGACATCGGCGCGGACTCGGTGGCGGTCATCGTCTTCGCCGACGTTGCGCTCGGGTTTGGCGCCTATCCCGGTGCGCCCAGGATTCGCGTCGACAATGACGCCCTGCGAGTCGCGGCATCGGTCGGCGATCTTGCTGACTGTCTTACGGTCAGCCAACCGTGA
- the mutM gene encoding bifunctional DNA-formamidopyrimidine glycosylase/DNA-(apurinic or apyrimidinic site) lyase has translation MPELPEVEVVRRGVDDWTTSRRIETVSVHHPRAVRRHLAGPQDFVGRLTGALVRGTGRRGKYMWLDLDSGDLLVVHLGMSGQLRIVAPGTIADPHLRVRIGFADGRDELHFIDQRTFGALFLDQPVGPDGVPSRIAHIARDPFDPLFDASEVTRRIRLSSSPIKALLLDQNIVAGVGNIYADEALWRSKINWERPGRSLPTARVKHLLANAAQVMTEALEVGGTSFDALYVNINGTSGYFSRSLVAYGQAGMPCPRCGTVIIRERFANRSSFRCPRCQRRSRRPVTGGGRAASSVGD, from the coding sequence ATGCCAGAACTTCCTGAGGTCGAGGTTGTTCGGCGAGGGGTCGACGATTGGACTACCTCGCGGCGGATCGAGACGGTTTCGGTCCATCATCCGCGGGCGGTCCGCCGACATCTGGCGGGGCCGCAGGACTTTGTCGGCCGATTAACGGGCGCATTGGTGCGTGGAACGGGCCGCCGTGGCAAGTACATGTGGCTTGACCTGGACTCCGGGGATCTGCTGGTGGTTCACCTGGGGATGAGCGGCCAGTTGCGCATTGTCGCGCCGGGCACCATCGCCGACCCGCACCTGCGTGTGCGGATAGGTTTCGCCGACGGCCGCGACGAGCTGCATTTCATCGATCAACGAACCTTTGGCGCTCTCTTCCTCGACCAGCCCGTCGGCCCCGACGGGGTGCCCTCCCGAATTGCCCACATCGCTCGGGACCCGTTCGATCCGCTCTTCGATGCCAGCGAAGTCACGCGACGAATCAGGTTGAGTTCGAGTCCGATCAAGGCGCTCCTGCTTGACCAGAACATCGTGGCAGGCGTCGGCAACATCTATGCGGACGAGGCTCTGTGGCGCTCCAAGATCAACTGGGAGCGACCCGGCCGAAGTCTGCCAACTGCCAGGGTCAAGCATTTGTTGGCTAACGCCGCGCAGGTGATGACCGAGGCGCTTGAGGTCGGCGGGACGTCCTTCGACGCCTTGTACGTGAACATCAATGGCACTAGTGGCTACTTCAGTCGCAGTCTGGTTGCCTACGGGCAGGCGGGGATGCCGTGCCCGCGGTGCGGGACGGTGATCATTCGGGAGAGGTTCGCGAACAGGTCGTCCTTCCGCTGCCCACGGTGCCAACGGCGTTCACGGCGACCGGTGACGGGCGGAGGCAGGGCGGCGAGCAGCGTCGGCGATTGA
- the rsmD gene encoding 16S rRNA (guanine(966)-N(2))-methyltransferase RsmD has product MPRIISGSAGGRRLLVPKHGTRPTSDRVRESLFSSLDHRLGGWQGLRVLDLFAGSGALGLEALSRGAAHATLVDSARDAVRLCRENVGKTGLPADVVSSDVTRYVTRPGDSRFDVVFADPPYDLPAKVLESVLINLATNGWLASDATLILERDAADSQITWPPGFSQVAERRMGDTMVRFAHWTDLDGN; this is encoded by the coding sequence ATGCCAAGGATCATCTCCGGCTCGGCTGGAGGCCGCCGTCTACTCGTTCCCAAGCATGGGACGAGGCCCACTTCCGATCGGGTGCGGGAGTCGCTGTTCTCTTCGCTTGATCACCGACTCGGGGGTTGGCAGGGCCTGCGAGTGCTCGACTTGTTCGCCGGCTCGGGTGCGCTGGGCCTGGAGGCGTTGTCGCGGGGTGCTGCCCACGCAACTCTGGTCGATTCTGCCCGCGACGCGGTTCGGCTATGCCGAGAGAACGTCGGGAAGACCGGGCTGCCGGCTGATGTCGTGAGTTCCGATGTGACGCGTTACGTCACCCGGCCGGGCGATTCACGGTTTGACGTGGTCTTCGCTGATCCGCCCTACGACCTGCCCGCCAAGGTACTGGAGAGCGTGCTGATCAACCTGGCCACAAACGGCTGGTTAGCCAGCGACGCCACCTTGATCCTTGAGCGCGATGCTGCCGATTCCCAGATCACCTGGCCACCGGGCTTCAGCCAGGTGGCCGAGCGCCGGATGGGCGACACGATGGTGAGATTCGCCCATTGGACCGATCTCGATGGGAATTAG
- a CDS encoding 50S ribosomal protein L28 yields MAANCDVCGKGPGFGHSISHSHRRTKRRWNPNIQRVRTLVGGAPKRLNVCTACLKAGKVTRAV; encoded by the coding sequence GTGGCTGCGAATTGCGACGTGTGCGGCAAAGGCCCAGGCTTCGGCCACAGCATCTCGCACTCACACCGACGCACTAAGCGCCGCTGGAACCCCAATATCCAGCGCGTGCGCACACTAGTTGGTGGAGCACCGAAGCGATTGAACGTCTGCACTGCTTGCCTCAAGGCTGGCAAGGTCACCCGCGCCGTCTGA
- the recG gene encoding ATP-dependent DNA helicase RecG produces MTGSGVQLSTPLRDCVGGRTAKALETGFGMTTVRDLLLHAPRRYVERGQLSDLSSLHEGDEVTVVAEVRSARVKPMRGGRNQMLEVIVTDGTAELSLTFFRQAWRAKDLSPGRRGLFAGKVNRFNRRLQLTHPDYLILSEDDAAAAGIAAARDFAGSLIPVYPATGSMKTWKISNAVTIALDQVVWELEPDPLGQKLRERHGLVDAACAFEGIHRPKDMADVRAGQRRLRWEEALALQTVLAVRRSQWRAQPAVARSGGEGALVAALDDRLPFELTAGQREVSKEIMGELASVHPMHRLLQGEVGSGKTIVALRAMLAVVESGGQAALLAPTEVLASQHYRSITTVLGPIAARGMLGGDQAGTEVVLVTGSQPTAARRGALLKAASGEAGIVIGTHALLEDRVVFADLGLVVVDEQHRFGVEQRAALTGKSIDGLRPHVLVMTATPIPRTVAMTVFGDLETSTLRELPAGRTPIATHVVPVREKPGYLTRTWERIREEVARGRQAYVVCPRIGSAEDSDEGLEPMVDVGGDGDSPPAAVVTASVEETLEQLSRGPLAGLRLSALHGRMSGEDKDLTMRRFSGDPTAADGLDVLVSTTVIEVGVDVANATVMVIMDADRFGVSQLHQLRGRVGRGSEPGLCLLVTSTEADSAARQRLEAVSATTDGFELSVLDLQNRREGDVLGAEQSGRKSSLRSLSLLRDELIIADARLEAVSIVEADPQLTKTPALRDLAAQIVGPDAVDWLDRS; encoded by the coding sequence GTGACCGGTTCAGGCGTGCAACTGTCGACGCCACTACGTGACTGCGTCGGAGGCAGAACGGCCAAGGCGCTGGAAACTGGCTTCGGGATGACAACGGTTCGGGACCTGTTGCTGCACGCGCCCAGGCGCTACGTCGAACGCGGTCAACTCAGCGATCTGTCATCTCTGCACGAGGGTGATGAAGTGACCGTCGTGGCCGAAGTTCGGTCCGCGAGAGTCAAGCCGATGCGTGGCGGTCGCAACCAGATGCTGGAAGTCATCGTGACCGACGGGACAGCAGAGTTGAGTCTGACGTTCTTCCGACAGGCCTGGCGGGCCAAGGATTTGAGCCCCGGTCGGCGTGGGCTCTTCGCCGGGAAGGTGAATCGGTTCAACCGACGCCTGCAGCTGACACACCCCGACTATCTGATTTTGTCGGAGGACGACGCGGCCGCCGCTGGCATCGCTGCTGCGCGAGACTTTGCCGGCTCGCTCATTCCGGTCTACCCAGCAACAGGATCGATGAAGACGTGGAAGATCTCCAACGCCGTGACGATCGCCCTCGACCAGGTCGTGTGGGAACTCGAACCGGACCCGCTTGGGCAGAAACTTCGGGAGCGACACGGCTTGGTCGACGCTGCTTGCGCATTCGAAGGCATCCATCGGCCCAAGGACATGGCCGATGTGCGCGCGGGTCAACGACGGTTGCGATGGGAGGAGGCCCTCGCGCTGCAAACTGTGCTGGCGGTCCGTCGATCGCAGTGGCGGGCACAGCCAGCTGTCGCGCGATCAGGTGGTGAGGGCGCCCTGGTGGCGGCGCTCGACGATCGATTGCCATTTGAGCTAACTGCGGGTCAGCGCGAGGTGAGCAAGGAGATCATGGGGGAGTTGGCATCAGTACACCCGATGCATCGACTCCTCCAAGGGGAGGTGGGTTCCGGGAAGACGATCGTGGCGCTGCGTGCGATGCTCGCGGTGGTGGAGTCCGGTGGCCAAGCGGCGTTACTCGCCCCCACAGAGGTGCTCGCGAGCCAGCACTACCGATCAATCACCACCGTGCTCGGCCCGATTGCTGCCCGGGGGATGTTAGGCGGTGACCAGGCAGGTACCGAGGTCGTCCTCGTCACCGGATCACAGCCGACGGCGGCCCGCCGTGGCGCGCTGCTCAAAGCCGCCAGCGGCGAGGCGGGAATCGTCATCGGAACGCACGCGCTGCTGGAAGACCGCGTCGTCTTCGCAGATCTTGGTCTGGTAGTGGTCGATGAGCAACACAGGTTCGGCGTGGAACAGCGTGCGGCTCTGACGGGCAAATCCATCGACGGTTTACGTCCCCATGTGCTGGTCATGACGGCAACGCCGATCCCGCGCACAGTTGCGATGACGGTCTTTGGTGACCTTGAGACCTCGACGTTGCGCGAGTTGCCGGCCGGACGCACGCCCATTGCTACGCATGTCGTGCCTGTTCGAGAGAAGCCCGGGTACCTGACTCGGACCTGGGAGCGAATCCGCGAGGAGGTCGCCCGAGGCCGACAGGCGTACGTGGTCTGCCCGAGAATCGGCTCCGCGGAGGATTCCGATGAGGGGCTGGAGCCGATGGTGGACGTCGGTGGGGACGGTGATTCACCGCCAGCCGCGGTGGTGACCGCCAGCGTTGAGGAGACGTTGGAACAACTATCCCGCGGGCCGCTGGCTGGCCTTCGGCTTTCCGCGCTGCACGGCCGAATGTCCGGAGAGGACAAGGACCTGACGATGCGCCGGTTCTCCGGCGATCCCACCGCCGCTGACGGGCTCGATGTACTGGTCTCGACGACCGTGATCGAGGTCGGAGTCGACGTTGCCAATGCGACGGTCATGGTCATCATGGACGCCGACCGGTTCGGTGTCTCTCAACTGCATCAACTCCGGGGCCGGGTAGGCCGCGGGTCAGAACCAGGCTTGTGCCTGCTCGTGACCTCCACAGAAGCCGATTCCGCTGCACGGCAGCGACTGGAGGCCGTGTCGGCCACGACTGACGGTTTCGAATTATCCGTACTGGACCTGCAGAATCGGCGGGAAGGCGATGTCTTGGGCGCCGAACAGTCTGGGCGCAAATCGTCCCTGCGCAGCTTGTCGCTTCTGCGCGACGAGCTGATCATCGCCGACGCGAGGCTAGAGGCGGTCTCAATCGTTGAGGCCGACCCGCAGTTGACCAAGACGCCGGCCTTGCGTGACCTCGCGGCGCAGATCGTCGGGCCGGATGCGGTGGACTGGTTGGATCGGTCGTAA